The DNA window AGCGGCCCCGCGGCAGATTGAGAAGCAACTCGACGGCCTCGGCGACGCGGCTCGCGCCAGCGATGCCGCGGCCGGCGAGATCGATTGGGATTCGGTGCTGCTTTCGGAAAACGCCCTCGATGTGCGCCAGGTAGTCGTCAACCGCCGCGTCAGGAATCAGCACCGCGATTTCGTGAAAGCGAATTCGCTCGGCGCCGCCGCTGGCGGCAAGTTTCTCGTTGTCGCGAACAATCGACCAGATCTCATTCGCGACGATTTCGGCCTCGCGTCGAATTCCCGGGGTGGCAAGAAAGCGGATTCGCGCTTCGAATGGCTTGCCGTTGCCCTCCTCGACCTGCGGGGGCTGCGGTTCGCGATCGAGGATGCTTTGCTGAAGAGCTTCGAGCAGCGTCGGTGCCTCACGGGAAACCGGATCGGAAAAGAGCGGCGCGAAATCGCATTGGGACAGTTCGTTGAGCAGCCGAACGTATTCACGGCCGGGCCGCCCCCAGAGCCTCAGAGCAGGCGGGTCGGACGATTCATTCAACCCGAACGGGTCTTCGGATTCAGCGAGTTTTTCTCCGATTTTGTCTTGATGATGAGCCCATGCGGTGAGCGCGCCGCGACGGGAACTGTCCACATCGTCCCAAAACTCGCGGCACGGATTGAGCGCATAGATCCGAATATCGCCGAGCGCGCCGAGTTGCGCGAAAATTTCCGCATAAGCATTTCCCGCGTACGAGGCGCCGAACACGTGAAGCGTCGCCGGCAGTGCGGATTTGAGGCGCCGGCTGTCGTCCGCCTCGAATGCATCGGGCAGCATCATCAATCGAGTCTCACGCTCCAACAGCCATTGCTCGCGCACACGGCCGTGCGAATCGAATACCGACTGCCACAAATGCCGCTGCCATCGCTCAGTCTCGCCCATCGCATCAACGTCAGATCGCCGGGCAGCGCGCCATTTCTCGATCATGCGCCGCCTCGAAATCGAATACTCGCGAAACAGCCGGGCCAACTGCGCGGCAAGCAGGATCGTTCTGAGCTCGACATCGGCGTCAGTTTTGGATCCCGCCTGGATGTAGTCGCGCGCCGGCTTCAAATCGGGGTCGTCGCGCTGGCTCGAACTTCGAAGGCACTCGAACAGAATCAGTTGGAGCTCATCGGCGTCCAGGATCTTCAGGTTCTTATCCGTCGATTGGAGAAGTTCGGCCAGATAATTCCGCAGGAACGGGAATTTCAGATTCGCCGCGACGCCGATCGATTCGGCCAGCCGATACCGAATGAATTGTTCGACGATGCGGTTGGGTACGACAATCGAGACCGGCTCGAGCGGTTCGCGCCTCTGATGCGCGGCTACCGCGTTGGCCAGCGGCGCGATCAGATTTTCGAGTCGATTGGAATAGTGAAGACGAATCATCGCGGCACAACTATGGATCGCGGATCAGCTTTTAGGAACATATATTGTGGTGCTGACAACGGTTGTCATCGAATAAGCGGGATGATGGGATCAGTAGACTTTCGGAGCAGAGGAGATTGATGAAGAAACCTCGCCGCAAACCCACCTACGGCGCCGGGATTCGGCTGGCACGAATCGCGGCCGGGTTGTTCTCGAGACCATACGGCTGGAGTTTCAGGGCGATCGAGGAAAGTCTGGACATTTCCGAGCGCACACTTGCCCGTTACGTATCGGTGCTGCGCAGCGATCTGCTCGACTGGCGTGGCGCTCCGCTGATTGAAGTTGCCGGCACGGGCGGCGAGCGCAAACTTCGGCTGGTCAGTTCGATGAAAGCCGCGGAGGCATCCTCGTACCAGGTCGCGCTGCTGTATTTCTCGCTGACCGTGCTCAAGTTCCTGGAGGGCACGGTGTTAGAAGAAGGCGTTGAGGGGCTGTGGGAGAAGATTTATCAGAACCTGAGCCTTACCCAGCAGACGCGGCTGTCCGACCTCGAGCGCAAGTTCTACGCCGTCCCATACGCGCCCAAGGACTACGGTGAGTTCAGCGAACAACTCGACGTAATTTTGCGAGCGCTGCTGGATCAGATTCGGCTCAAAGTCGATTACGCCGGGCTGACCGGCGAGGGCCGGCAACACGACTTCGATCCATACTCGCTGATCGCCTACCGCGGCGGTCTTTACATTCTCGGCTACAGCCATCGAAGCAGCGCAATCATCTATCTCGCGGTGGAGCGAATCCGCTCGGTCGAATTCATCCGTCAACCCGATGGGAGCTCGACGCGGTTCATCTATCCGCGCGGCTTCGACCCGGCGGCGCACAGCGAAGGGACTTTTGGAATTGTCGAAGGCGCCGAGACCAAGGTCGAACTGAAGATCCACAGCGAACAAACCGAAGCGTACGTTCGTTCGCGCACGATTCATCGCAGCCAGCGTTTCTCGCATCGCCGCGACGGCACGACGATCATGACGATGACGGTCAGGGGCACGACGGAGTTGGCGAACTGGATAATGAGCATGGGGCCGTGGATCGAGGTGCTCAAGCCCGGGTCTTTGCGCAAGGAAATTGCGCAGCGCCATGCCGGAGCATCGCGTCTTTACCGCGCCAGTTAGTGCAACGGCGAAATCCATTATATGCTTGCGGGCGGGGAACCATGATCATACTAACCGGCGGCGCGGGCTTCATCGGCAGCAACCTGCTCCACGCGCTGAATGCCAAGAGCATCACCGACGTCCTGGTAGTGGATCGGCTGGGCGATAATTTCCGCAACCTTTGCGATCTGCGGTTTTCGGACTTCATGCAGCCCGGGGAATTCATCCGGGCAATCGAGCGCAGGATTCTCCCCGACCGAATCGAAGCGATTTTTCACCAGGGCGCATGCGCCGACACCACCTGCGACGACGGCCGCTACATGATCGAAAACAATTTCACGTTTTCGAAGTCGATTCTGCACTTCGCTCTTTCGAGCAAAGTTCCACTGGTGTACGCGTCAAGCGCAGCCGTTTACGGCTCCTCGAGCGCATTTGCGCCGTCACGCGAAAACGAACGCCCGCTCAACCTCTACGGGCTGTCCAAACTCGCTTTCGACAATCATGTCCGCAGCGTCGCCGCAAGCTCTGAAAGTACGGTGGCCGGTCTGCGATACTTCAACGTCTATGGTCCGCGCGAATCGCACAAGGGCAAAATGGCGTCGATGGTGTATCAGCTTTACCGGCAGTTGAAGGCGAGCGGACGCGCACGGCTGTTCAAGGGCACCGATGGATACGCCGACGGAGAGCAGCGGCGCGATTTTATTTTTGTTGACGACATCGTTCGCGTAAATCTGGCGCTTGCCGAAGGTCCCGTGCGCAACGGCGTCTTTAACGCCGGCACCGGACAGCCGCGCAGCTTCAACGACGCCGCCAGGATAATAATCGCGCAGATCGGCGCGGGCGAGATCGAGTATGTGCCGTTTCCCGAGAACCTGGCGGGCAGGTATCAAAGCTTCACGCAAGCCGATCTCTCGGCGCTGAGGAATGCCGGCTATACCGAGCCTTTTTCGACGCTCGAAGATGGAATCGCGCAGTCGATCGATGCCTGGAATCGGGAAGGCGAGTTGCCCGCTCAAGGCGCAGGCTTCAGCGGATGATTCCTGAAAAAGTCCAGCATTGCAGTCGTCCATTCTTTGGGCCATCGCATATGATTACCAAAGCCAATCACCGACCCCGTAACACCAGCCGTTGATTTCTCGGGAGCCTTGGGATCGGTTCCGCACGAATCGGTACATGCGTAAACCCGGCGACGGTGATTGTCGAGGATCACGTCATCGACAACTACTCCGGCTGCATTCAATTCGCTCGTCAGTTGCTCGCCATTGGGACAGATGCCGCCGATGTCGCAGCTATTGTGGACATGCATGGTTCGTGCGGCCGGATTGAAGATCTGAAGCTGTGTGTTATTCGCGGGCGGTCCGGCGACCGGCCGCTGCCGACAAGGATCGTCGAAGGCGCCGAACGGATCGGGTCCCGAATAAACCGCCGCCGCCGCTATGTTGGGACGATTCACCGCATACAGAAGACCCATCGCGGCTCCGTTGGACCATCCGGAAACGTAAATCCGGGCGGTATCGACGTTGCCGGTCGCGACTTCGGCCGCAATGAAATGATCGATCGCGGCCGCGTCCGCATTTTCGCGCCAGGTCGTGTCTCCGATCTTTACGTCGCTCGTTGGGTTCAACTGGCGATACCAATTATCCCATCCAACTCCCGTGTTGTCCGGAAATGGGTAGTAGTGCGTCGTTTTGCGGCCCTCAGGCGCCAACACGATGTATCCGACGTTGTTCGGATCGTCGGTGAGTGAGACGGAATTTTGAAGGTCAAGTATATTGGTCTGAGTAATCCATCCGGCCGAAAACAGCGACGGATGCAAGTAAACGATCATCGGTAACTTGCGATTTGCGCCTGTGGATTTGGGCTCGTAGAGGCAAGCGTAGCGATCGATGCGGTCCGCGTCTTTCCACGGACCGATCAACTTGCCTGCGCCGCAATTGGGCCTGACTTGCGAGATTACCGCGGCTGACGGATCGCCAAACGGCCCGCATGCAGCCGGCGCGCCGCTATCCCCGGTCGCGCTGCCGCATGAAAACAAGCAGGCGATCACGCCCAAGCAAATAGTTCTCTTCACGCTGTCGTGGCGGGGCAATCCGAGCGCAGCCGATGGCGGCCTGCGCTCGGTAATTCCGACGAACTGTAGGCTCGCATGCGGCTCGGCTTGCGGCTCGCGATCCTTTGCTTATTTTGACGCGGCAACGGTCGCCTTGTTCGCCGGTTGCCACGTCGGATCGGGATCGTACGCCGCCATCGCGCCGGCTATGTGGTCGGTACCGGGACCCAGGTCCGTTTGATAGACTTGGCCGTCCTGATTGATGATGAAGGTCATCACCCCAGAGTCGCGATAGCTGGCAGGATAGGCAACCAGCGCGAATCCTCCGGTCATCTTGCCCGCGACGATATAGCTTTTGGCGCCACCCGGCGCGTTGGCTCCTTGACTGGTCAGCAACCGGAAAAGGTAGCCGTAGAAGGGATGCGGTTGGCCGGTGTGTTGATAGCCTTCGCCAGCCGCTTCAGCGACCAGGGGACCGAGAGGACTAACCGGCTGCGAGCCAGCCTTGACCTCCCAGTATAAGCCGTCCTGTGTTCCTGGCGTGCTGCGGAACTTCTGAGCGTATTGATGCTCCGCGGCGCCGTCGTGCAGTGCGGCGAAATAGTCTCGCTGGGCATCGGCGATCGCAGCGCAAACTTTGATCACGTCCAATTCATTGGCGCCGATTCGCCGATATAAGATCTCCTGCCTGCCGTAATCCGAGTCGAAGTACCACTGCGATCCATTTTGCCGCAGTGGTATCGGAGTCGGCCAATTCTCGGCGCCGATGTAGAGGAAGGTTCGTCCGTCGCCAGCGCCGGCAAACTGATGCGACGCACGATACTTTTTGACAAAGGCATCCTGATTGTTCTTGTCGGCGACCGGATCGCCGGAGGAAATCAGGCCGCGTGCGGATGGACCCAGAATCGCCAGCATCGCCGCTTCATCGTGATTCTGTACGGCTGCGGCGAAAGCGTCGCTCGCCTCCACAGCCGAACTGAAGGTCTTCTGGCCCGGCTCTTGCGCCAAGGCCGCCGGGGCGATCCAAATCCCAAGTACGAGGGGCAAGACCCACAGAGCCAGCCAACCGGCCGTGCTTCTTCGATTACCATTTATTGGTTGACGCATTGCTTTTTCCCGCCATCGACGATTAGTGCCCATGACCGCCGCCTCCACCGCCACCGTGTCCACCGCCGCCTCCACCGCCACCGTGTCCACCGCCGCCGGCATGACCGCCGCCGCCGCCGCCAAGGCTGCTGCGCCCGCGACTACTCGCGTCCCAAGTGTTGTGACCGGAACCATAGCCGCCAAATATGCCTCTGCGCCCACCATAACCGCCACGGCCGTAGCCGCGGTAACCGTTGTTCGAGTAGTAGTTCGGTCCGCCACCCCACCAACCGGGGCCGCCACCCCACCAACCGTTGTTCCCGCCGTAGCCTCCGCCGTAGCCTCCGCCATAGCCTCCGCCGTAGCCTCCGCCTCCCCAGCCAGGGCCGTAACAACCCGTCGCCAGAGTTGCGAAAAGCAACGCGGCAAGGATCGTCACTTTCCGATTGCCGAAAAATCCCGTTTTCATTTTGATAAGATGCTCTCTGCTTGGAGGTTGACTAACGATACAAAGATTCTACTTTTCAACTCTGAACCGCGCGGAGCCTGCGCTGCTTCAGGGCATCTCGAGCAAACAATTGGCGCACAGCGCCCATCGCGCTTGTCCTCCCGCGGGCACCACCAGGATTGCCGCGATCGACAGCTTGGCATCTCCACAGCGACGGCAAATCAAGTGGTCGCCCTCGCAGCGGGCTTCGAACCCGAAGTCAGCAATCGCGGCTGGATCGTCGATCAACTCGACGCGTACAAAGTTGGAGTCAGTTTCCAAAGCTTCACCCGGTCAAACTCGCGGATCATACGGAGCCAGGTCTTGCGATTCCTTTTGCGACGCCCTCGGTCAAC is part of the Candidatus Binatus sp. genome and encodes:
- a CDS encoding WYL domain-containing protein encodes the protein MKKPRRKPTYGAGIRLARIAAGLFSRPYGWSFRAIEESLDISERTLARYVSVLRSDLLDWRGAPLIEVAGTGGERKLRLVSSMKAAEASSYQVALLYFSLTVLKFLEGTVLEEGVEGLWEKIYQNLSLTQQTRLSDLERKFYAVPYAPKDYGEFSEQLDVILRALLDQIRLKVDYAGLTGEGRQHDFDPYSLIAYRGGLYILGYSHRSSAIIYLAVERIRSVEFIRQPDGSSTRFIYPRGFDPAAHSEGTFGIVEGAETKVELKIHSEQTEAYVRSRTIHRSQRFSHRRDGTTIMTMTVRGTTELANWIMSMGPWIEVLKPGSLRKEIAQRHAGASRLYRAS
- the rfaD gene encoding ADP-glyceromanno-heptose 6-epimerase, producing MIILTGGAGFIGSNLLHALNAKSITDVLVVDRLGDNFRNLCDLRFSDFMQPGEFIRAIERRILPDRIEAIFHQGACADTTCDDGRYMIENNFTFSKSILHFALSSKVPLVYASSAAVYGSSSAFAPSRENERPLNLYGLSKLAFDNHVRSVAASSESTVAGLRYFNVYGPRESHKGKMASMVYQLYRQLKASGRARLFKGTDGYADGEQRRDFIFVDDIVRVNLALAEGPVRNGVFNAGTGQPRSFNDAARIIIAQIGAGEIEYVPFPENLAGRYQSFTQADLSALRNAGYTEPFSTLEDGIAQSIDAWNREGELPAQGAGFSG
- a CDS encoding DUF2950 domain-containing protein; amino-acid sequence: MAVEAAVDTVAVEAAVMGTNRRWREKAMRQPINGNRRSTAGWLALWVLPLVLGIWIAPAALAQEPGQKTFSSAVEASDAFAAAVQNHDEAAMLAILGPSARGLISSGDPVADKNNQDAFVKKYRASHQFAGAGDGRTFLYIGAENWPTPIPLRQNGSQWYFDSDYGRQEILYRRIGANELDVIKVCAAIADAQRDYFAALHDGAAEHQYAQKFRSTPGTQDGLYWEVKAGSQPVSPLGPLVAEAAGEGYQHTGQPHPFYGYLFRLLTSQGANAPGGAKSYIVAGKMTGGFALVAYPASYRDSGVMTFIINQDGQVYQTDLGPGTDHIAGAMAAYDPDPTWQPANKATVAASK
- a CDS encoding PHB depolymerase family esterase; translation: MKRTICLGVIACLFSCGSATGDSGAPAACGPFGDPSAAVISQVRPNCGAGKLIGPWKDADRIDRYACLYEPKSTGANRKLPMIVYLHPSLFSAGWITQTNILDLQNSVSLTDDPNNVGYIVLAPEGRKTTHYYPFPDNTGVGWDNWYRQLNPTSDVKIGDTTWRENADAAAIDHFIAAEVATGNVDTARIYVSGWSNGAAMGLLYAVNRPNIAAAAVYSGPDPFGAFDDPCRQRPVAGPPANNTQLQIFNPAARTMHVHNSCDIGGICPNGEQLTSELNAAGVVVDDVILDNHRRRVYACTDSCGTDPKAPEKSTAGVTGSVIGFGNHMRWPKEWTTAMLDFFRNHPLKPAP